The sequence CGCGCGCAACGAGCGTCACGGTGAACGTCGTCCCCCTGTCGAGCTCGCTTTCGACATCGATGGTCGCATTCATCACTTCGCAAAGCCGTTTGCAGATGGCCAGGCCCAAGTGAGTGCCACCGAATTTGTGCGCCGCCGATGCATCCGTCTGACCGAACGGATTGAACATGCGCTGAAGCCGTTCCGAAGCGATGCCGATCCCGGTGTCTCGAATGGCAAAGGTGATCTCGACGAGCCCGTGCTCACGCGCTCGCGTCGATACCGAAACGTTCACATCACCAACACGTGTGAACCTGATGGCGTTGGCAACCAAGTTCATGAGCACTTGGCGCAATCGCATCTGGTCGCCGTAAATGCGCTGCGGCGTCTTCTGATCGATCGAGTACGAAAGCTCGAGCCGCTTGCGACTCGCTTGAGGTGCCAGCAAGTCGAGCGTCTCCTCGACGCATGCGTGCAGGTCGAACACGCTCACTTCGACTTCGAGATCGCCCGACTGCATCTTTGAAAAATCGAGCATCGCGTTGACGAGGCCGAGAAGCGCATCGCCACTGATTCGAATGAGGTCGACGTGCTGCCGCTGCTCCTTGCCGAGCGAAGTGTCGGCCAGAAGCGTCGTAATGCCGATGATGGAATTGAGCGGCGTGCGCAGCTCGTGGCTCATGTTCGCCAGGAACTGGAACTTCGCTTTTTCGGCCTCCGCAATCTCGCCTCGGGCCACTTCGAGCTCGTTCGATGCACGGCGGTAATCAATCGCCAGCGCAAGCTGATCGGCCACCGTCGCAAGAGCCTCCTGCATTTCGCTCGTCAGCGGATGGCGCAAGTAAGCGGCTACGACGCCAACGAGCCTGCGATCGATGATCAGCGGATAACCACCGAACGACACGATGCCTTCGCGCATCAACCACGACCGCTCACCGACGTGCTGCTCGTTCGCGACCGCGTTCGACACGTAGGCACGCATGTCGCCTGCGATGCGGCCAATCCCGTGCTCCCCAACGTCGATACAATCCTGGGCTTCGTCCGGAAGCGCCGCCGCGCCCGCAGTTGCCCGCAATTCGAGCGCTTCGCCCGTCGCGTTCAGCCTCCAAATGCGTACGAGCGCTGCGTCGAGATGCGTGACGATCTCTTCGGCAACATGCTGGAGCAACTGCTGGGCCGGCCCAGAGCGCACCAATGTTTTACCGATGGTCGCTACGAACTTGACCATCTCGTTGCGCATCTGCGCGACATGCTACCGCCAAACTCTCGAACGTCGGCGAGAGATTGTCAGGACGTAGGCAACTGTTCGCTCTGCTTCCGAGCACGCGCGGCCCGAACTGTATTCTGCAAGAGACACGCAATCGTCATCGGCCCGACGCCACCGGGCACGGGCGTGATGTACGACGCACGCTCCGCTGCGGCCGACGTATCCACATCGCCACAGAGTTTGCCGTTGGCATCGCGATTCATGCCCACGTCGATCACGACGGCGCCGGGCTTGATCCAATCGCCGCCCACCATGCGAGCCCGCCCGACGGCAACCACGAGCACATCCGCTTCCCGACAAACCGCCGGCAAGTCGCGCGTGCGTGAATGAGCCATCGTCACGGTGGCATTCGCTGCGAGAAGCAGCATCGCCATAGGCTTTCCAACGATGTTGCTTCGCCCAACCACGACCGCGCGCGAGCCTTCGAGAGACACGCCCGATTCAGCAATGAGTCGCATGCATCCCGTGGGCGTGCATGGCACGAGCGCCGGCTTACCTGTCGACAGAAGTCCTGCATTGATCGGATGAAAACCATCCACGTCTTTCGATGGCACGATCGCCTCGATGACGCGCTCTTCGCGAATGTGCTTCGGCAGCGGCAATTGCACCAAAATGCCGTCCACCGAATCGTCCGCGCACAATGCCCGCACGCGCTCGAGCAGCTCCGCTTCGCTCGTGTCCGCAGCGAGACGATGAAGCCGCCCTCGCATACCGACCTCGTTCGACGCCTTTTCCTTGTTACGCGTGTACACGACGCTTGCCGGATCTTCCCCGACGAGCACCACGTCGAGCCCCGGAGGACGCCCGAATTCGCTCATGAACCGAGCAACGTCGGCACGAACTTCGTCGCGAACCTTTTGAGCCAAAACTTTCCCGTCGAGGATGCGTGCAGTCATGGGCGCGCAACGTAGTCGAAGCTCGCGCGACGCGCCGCACGAGCCTTGTAGCTGTGCGATATCATTCAGGAATTACCCAATGACCAATCGTCGACTTTTACGAATAGTCCGCAATGATCTCCCAACATGCCTGAGCGAATTCGCCATAAAGCGATCGGTCGAGCGTGGGCATGGGACCACTCATGAGCCCGCTGTGCTGCGCAAACAAAGGCTCCAGCGCCGACTCGATCTTGCTCGCCGTCTCCAGCCACAAGAAGTCCTCGATGGCCGCGCAGATTTGCCCGCGAATCAACGTGGGCACCTCGCGCAAGTGCACTTGGCCCTTCATTCGACGCGATATCAGCATCGCGATGTTGTCCGCATGCTCCGGCCACGCGCGCAGCGCCGCGTGAAATGTCGAGCCCACCAGCCGCAAGATTTCCTGCGCCAACTTGCGTACCCGCGGACGCTGCACGCGCTCCTCGTGCTCCGCAACCATCCGCAAATACGCATCGTCGAACGCCATCAGCAGGTCCTGCGTCAGCATGTCCTGTGACTCGTGCGTCAACTTGAGCCCTGCAATCTGCGCCAAGAACATGTCTCGCAACACACCCAGGCGCGACATGATCGTTCCTTCGGGCGTCGTATCGAGAATCGCCGCGAGCGGATCGATCAAGTGATGGCCAAACGTCGTGAGCACTCGATCCAGAATGCGCTTTTGGTGTTGCTCGCGCGCGAGCACGTTGAGCGCACGCGTGAGGACACTCGAGTTCGGCGCGTCGACGTAGACCTCGCCAGCGCCAGTGCCGTAGTCGTAGAGCCTCAGCGAGTTCAGCATTTCGCGGAAAGCTTCGATGTTTTCCGCCGTGCCGCCCTCTTCACCGTAGACGCGAATGACGAGACCCGAGCCTGCCTGCGACAAGAACAAGCGCTGAATCTCCGCCTCCACATCCTGCGCCGTTATCAGCGGGGGAAGGGCAGCAGATGGCTTCTTCTCAACCGGCGGCATCACGATCCTTTCATCTCCACGGAAAAATGATTCCCCATCAGGAATTGCAGCATCGAACGATCACTCGCGCACCAGCAGCCGTGCCGCAAAATCTCGAAGCTGCGTAGGCGTCGCGCGGTCTTGCACGATGTGGCGAATTTCGACCTGCACATCACGCAATTCCGTCGGCCTGAGCCACTGGAGCGCAAGCCGCGTCGTGTAGTGCATGTTCTTCACGAGCACCGCACGAACGATACCTGTAGCAGGAAATGAAAGTGACACCTCGATTGGCGCGAGCCCATGTACTGCAGCTCCCTCTTCGAGCGCATCATCGAACTTGCTCCGTTTCCACTCGAGAACCTCGTGGAACATGTGCCCCGCTTCGGGTGCGTACGTGCAGAGAGCATCCGGGAGCGTGATCGCGAAGCATGCTTGCGCGTCGAGACCCACGCGAGCTCCTGAATCGAGCTCCACGAGAGGAAAGAAACGCGTGGCAAAAATGGCTTCGCCGCCGCCCCCTTCAACGAGTTCGCGAATTCGCGCTTCGACCGGCCCGTGCATCGCGCCGAGTGTCGCATGAAAAGACACCGGGGCATGCATGCGTATTTCGTGCCACTCGCAACATTTCGTCGCCCACGCCTCGGTTTCCTGCGCACGCACGTTCGACAACTCCATCGCAGCGCTTCCCAGCCGCGAGAAGTTAGCCAACAATGATGACGATGAAGCCGATTGCACGACGTCACTTGATGCTCGCGGGGGCAAGCCTCGTGGGCATCGCTGCGATCGTCGTGCCGCTTCGATCGCCGTCGCTGCGCACGTCGCTTTCCGCGGCATATCGCGCGTTTCGGGATCCGGCGCTCGTCGAACGCAGCCCCATCACGGCGACGTACGAACCGTCGGGATCGCTGCCGCGGATTGATGAAAATCGGCTGCTCGATGCTGCGATCGCGCGCGATTTCGAGAAGGCGACGAACGAAGACCTCGACAATCCCGAAAGCGGCACGCTCTCGGCGCTCGCGATGCCCGACCTGCGCATCCCGATCACGCGTCGAACCATGCGTTTTGTGAAGTTTTTCTCACGAAACGACACGGGACGAACCATGTTCGGGGAACGCTTCGCACGCGGCGGGAAGTATCGTCCCATCATCGAACACGCCTTGCGGGAAGCAGGTTTGCCCGAGGATCTCGTGTGGCTCGCGGCGATCGAGAGCGGTTTCGATCCGCGTGCGACGTCTCCGGCCGGGGCGGTTGGTCTTTTTCAGTTCATGCCCGAAACAGGCGCACTTTACGGCCTCGAACAATCACAGTGGGTCGACGAACGACGCAGCATCACGCGATCGACGACGGCGGCCGTCGCGCATCTGCGGGATCTCTACGAACGGTTCCGTCGCTGGGATCTCGCGCTTGCTGCGTACAACTCAGGCGTCGAAACCGTTTTGCGCGGGATGCAGCGCGCTGCCGAAGCACGACCCAAGGGCGCCCCTGCGACGCCGATCGGGTTTGCCGAGCTTGCCCAGCAGAAGCTTTTGCCCGAAGAAACGATGAACTACGTGCCGCAAATCGTCGCGTTTGCGATTGTCGCGAACAACCGCGCACGGTTTGGCCTGGACATGTTTCACCCCGATCCATCGCTCGAACTTGGCGAGATCGCGGTTCCCGAAGGCACGCGCCTACGCACGATCGCCCGAGCCGCAGGGATCTCGACGCATTTGGTGCGCGAGTACAACCCGGAGCTCTTGCGTGATCGCACGCCGACGTACGGCGGCGACTACATCATTCATTTGCCTGGCGAACGTATCCAACAAACGCTCGCAGCGTTCCCCGCGTACCTCGAACACGAACGAGTGGACGATCCAAACGCGGATCGCGCGACCGAGCATGCCTCCGCGCTTGCGGTTCCGCGCATACCCACCGACGAAACGGACGACGATGGCGCGGCACCACTGCCGCCGCGGCCTTCGCCGATCGGGAAAAATCGCCTCCCGGCGTTCATTCTACCAGGACAAACACCAAGCGGGCTCGACATGTCGGGTCTTGGGGCACTCGGCGCGAAGTTGCCCGCGGTTTACATCGGCGGAGACATTGGTTGGCAGCGGCAAGAAGCGGGTGATCCGCTGTCCGTGCTCGCGGTGAACGATCGCGCGGCGCAGACGGCAGCCAAGGGCCTGAACGCTGCGGCGATCCAGAAGCAGCTCGGCATCGTTGCTACACCAACGAAGGCGTCGCTCGAGGATCCTTTCGAGAAGTTTGTCCTACAAAACGGCGTAATCGTACGGCTTCGAACGGATGCATCGGCTCCACGTGTTGCGATCACGGTGCGTATTGCGGAGGAGCAGGCGGGTGCCGTCGTGGGTGTATCCGATGGGCTCGATCAGCTCGGCACGGGCGAAGTGCGGCACACGATCACGGTGAGCAAGCGCGACGTGGATCTCGGCTTCGAGCTTGCTGCGGGTCGTTTGCGCTTGTTGCTGGGCGAAGCGACGGGTGCGCCGCTCGCGAGCTTGCGGCGTTTGTCCGCGCTTCCGCGGCGTCGTGCGCTGGAGCAGGCGCCGTATGGTCCGGCGTGGCTGACGCTTGGTGATGCGCTGTTTCCGCCGGGTCATCCGCTCGAGGGGCGTGTGCTCGGTGCACGTGAGGATGCGTCGGTCACGCGCGACCTCTTCCTTGCGGAATCGTTTGCGTTCGAACGATCTCCGAATCGCGCTACGATTACGGTGATTGGCGACGTGTCGCGCAAGCGCGTGCAAGAGCTATGCGATCGGCTGCTCATTTCGATGCCTACCGGAGCGGCTGGGGATGTCGGGTTGCACCCGCGCGAAGAGCGTTTGGTCGTCGAGCAGAACGTGCCCAATGTTCGGGCGCTGTATGGATGGATTGCGCCCGGCGAAGAAAACGTGAAATTGCACGCGGCGA is a genomic window of Polyangiaceae bacterium containing:
- the folD gene encoding bifunctional methylenetetrahydrofolate dehydrogenase/methenyltetrahydrofolate cyclohydrolase FolD translates to MTARILDGKVLAQKVRDEVRADVARFMSEFGRPPGLDVVLVGEDPASVVYTRNKEKASNEVGMRGRLHRLAADTSEAELLERVRALCADDSVDGILVQLPLPKHIREERVIEAIVPSKDVDGFHPINAGLLSTGKPALVPCTPTGCMRLIAESGVSLEGSRAVVVGRSNIVGKPMAMLLLAANATVTMAHSRTRDLPAVCREADVLVVAVGRARMVGGDWIKPGAVVIDVGMNRDANGKLCGDVDTSAAAERASYITPVPGGVGPMTIACLLQNTVRAARARKQSEQLPTS
- a CDS encoding transglycosylase SLT domain-containing protein; translation: MMTMKPIARRHLMLAGASLVGIAAIVVPLRSPSLRTSLSAAYRAFRDPALVERSPITATYEPSGSLPRIDENRLLDAAIARDFEKATNEDLDNPESGTLSALAMPDLRIPITRRTMRFVKFFSRNDTGRTMFGERFARGGKYRPIIEHALREAGLPEDLVWLAAIESGFDPRATSPAGAVGLFQFMPETGALYGLEQSQWVDERRSITRSTTAAVAHLRDLYERFRRWDLALAAYNSGVETVLRGMQRAAEARPKGAPATPIGFAELAQQKLLPEETMNYVPQIVAFAIVANNRARFGLDMFHPDPSLELGEIAVPEGTRLRTIARAAGISTHLVREYNPELLRDRTPTYGGDYIIHLPGERIQQTLAAFPAYLEHERVDDPNADRATEHASALAVPRIPTDETDDDGAAPLPPRPSPIGKNRLPAFILPGQTPSGLDMSGLGALGAKLPAVYIGGDIGWQRQEAGDPLSVLAVNDRAAQTAAKGLNAAAIQKQLGIVATPTKASLEDPFEKFVLQNGVIVRLRTDASAPRVAITVRIAEEQAGAVVGVSDGLDQLGTGEVRHTITVSKRDVDLGFELAAGRLRLLLGEATGAPLASLRRLSALPRRRALEQAPYGPAWLTLGDALFPPGHPLEGRVLGAREDASVTRDLFLAESFAFERSPNRATITVIGDVSRKRVQELCDRLLISMPTGAAGDVGLHPREERLVVEQNVPNVRALYGWIAPGEENVKLHAAMRVAMWILSSSKGGRLDRALVEKGYASEVKAQLDAGSRASVAVIDVMPAIPHDVAAVEARLDAEIDAFVESGPTGVEIAYAVAHLKAGLKKELASQGGEIAYNAPKFANSARIREAFGPGTTDAIVAELDKMSVQTVKLALKQTLVRHHRVVVTTMPKGAGQ